Within the Gemmatimonadota bacterium genome, the region TGTCGTACTCCGCGGCGAGACGCAGGTAGCGGTCGCGCTGGGCCTCGAGCGCGCCGTTCTCGTCGACATCACCGCGCGAACGCGCATCGGCCTGTTCGGTCGACGCCGAAGGCTGCTGGCCGGCATCTTCTGACTGGAAATTGTCGGACTCGTTTTCAGACGGATTTTCGTTTTGCATTTCAGATTGCTGGCGTTTTGGGCAGATCCCGAACTGTACGGCGTATCATATCGAGTGCCGCCTGCGCGGCCCGGTAGCGAATCTCGTCGCGATTCCCAATAAAGTGGAAAACTCGTGCCTTTGCGTACGGAGTGATAGGGGGCTCGCCATCCGGACGTGGAATCGGCGGCCGCCCTTCTGAGACATCGACAGCTATCCAGACGGTTCCTACTGGTTTTTCAGGAGTTCCGCCGCCGGGCCCCGCGATTCCGGTGATTGATACCCCGATCTCGGTTCCGAGTCGCAGCCGGACTCCCTTGGCCATCTGCAACGCGACGGGCTCGCTCACGGCGCCCTGCTCCACCAGGTCCGAATCCAGGACACCGAGCAGCTGCCGCTTGACACGATTGTCGTAGGCGATGAGTCCGCCGTGAAAAACGTCACTCGCGCCGGCTACTGCGGTGATGTGCTCACCGAGCATTCCACCGGTGCAGCTTTCTGCCACAGCAATGCGCAGTTTCGAATCGCGACAAGCGTCGATCACAATCGATGCGAGACTCGTGCTGCCCTCGCCGTAAATCACATCCCCCAGATTGTCGCGGAGCATCCGGGCGCCTTCCGCAAGTGCCGCGTCGGTATCCACAGAGGAGCGGTCCCTGGACGTCAGGCGCAGGTCGACACCGGCGATTCCAGGAATGAAGGCGAGCGACAATCCGTTGACGCCCTTCCCAAGTTCGCCGAGCTTGTCGGCGATCGACGATTCGCCGACACCGATAGTGTGCAACGTCATCGATCTTACGACGGTACCTTCGCCGGCAAGAGCGGCAATGCGCGGACGCAGCGACTCCGTGAACATCGTGCGCGCTTCACGCGGAACGCCGGGCAGTGTCGCGACCCAACGTCCGCGCTCATCGGTAACCAGCACGCCTGGCGCGGAGCCCACCGGATTCGCAATGATCTCCGCGCCACGTGGAATCATCGCCTGCTTGTAGTTGCTCACCGGCATCGGCCCCTTGCGCGCGTACGCGATCCAGCGCTGCTCGAGCCACTGTGCAATCGAGTCGTCGCGCACCAACTCGCGATCGAACAACTTCGCAACCGCTTCGACCGTCATGTCGTCGGCGGTCGGGCCGAGTCCGCCTGTAGTGATCACCGCACCCGTGCGATTGATTGCCTCACGGAGCGTCTCGACAATGATGCCGACGTCATCGCCACACGTGGTGTGGCGCGCGACGGTTACTCCGAGACTTGCGAGCTCGCGGCCGAGGAAGCCGCTGTTCGTATCGATGGTGAAGCCAAGCAGGAGCTCGTCACCGATTGTTACGATTTCGACGTTCAATTGCAGGACCGGTCAATCGTAAATTGTGTCGCCCGATCGCCATACGGTGTGGCGTACTCGTCAGCGTGTCTGGCCCGCGAAGACGCGCGCGTACTGCCGCACGTAGAGCCACAATGAGTACAATGTAAGCACTACGGCGGTGACCATGGCGAGTGCCCCGACGGTTCCATTGAACTCGGCGAATGCGTGCCACGCCGTGGAATCCCAGCCGCGCTCGTTGGCGACGGTCTGAGCGCCGAACCAGAAGAATGCGCTGCCGACCCAGAGCGACTGGAACGCCGTCTTCCACTTGGCGGGACCGATCGCGGAGATCACGTGCCCCCGGCGCGCGGCGGCCCGGCGGAAGAGCATCATGAAGACCTCGCGGCTCACGATGATGAGCACCACCCACCACGGCAGCGGGACTGATCCGACCGGCGTCATGAAGGCGAAGTGGGACGCCTCGCCGCTACGGTCGAGCAGCGGCGCCATCCAGTTGGCGCGCCCCGCCATGAGGATGCTCATTGGAATGAGCGTCGCGAACAGGAGCAGCTTGTCGGCGAGCGGGTCCAGAAGACGGCCCGTGTCGGTCACGCTGTTCCGGGTCCGGGCGAGATGGCCGTCCACGTAGTCAGTTACCGCCGCGATTACGTAGAGCGCGAACGCCGAGTACCGGATTGTGGACGATGGAAAGAACGGAAGCACCCCTATGAAAGGAGCCGCCGCGATTCGTCCCACGGTTATGGCATTCGGAAGATTCATTTCCCTTACGC harbors:
- a CDS encoding competence/damage-inducible protein A encodes the protein MNVEIVTIGDELLLGFTIDTNSGFLGRELASLGVTVARHTTCGDDVGIIVETLREAINRTGAVITTGGLGPTADDMTVEAVAKLFDRELVRDDSIAQWLEQRWIAYARKGPMPVSNYKQAMIPRGAEIIANPVGSAPGVLVTDERGRWVATLPGVPREARTMFTESLRPRIAALAGEGTVVRSMTLHTIGVGESSIADKLGELGKGVNGLSLAFIPGIAGVDLRLTSRDRSSVDTDAALAEGARMLRDNLGDVIYGEGSTSLASIVIDACRDSKLRIAVAESCTGGMLGEHITAVAGASDVFHGGLIAYDNRVKRQLLGVLDSDLVEQGAVSEPVALQMAKGVRLRLGTEIGVSITGIAGPGGGTPEKPVGTVWIAVDVSEGRPPIPRPDGEPPITPYAKARVFHFIGNRDEIRYRAAQAALDMIRRTVRDLPKTPAI
- a CDS encoding CDP-alcohol phosphatidyltransferase family protein — protein: MNLPNAITVGRIAAAPFIGVLPFFPSSTIRYSAFALYVIAAVTDYVDGHLARTRNSVTDTGRLLDPLADKLLLFATLIPMSILMAGRANWMAPLLDRSGEASHFAFMTPVGSVPLPWWVVLIIVSREVFMMLFRRAAARRGHVISAIGPAKWKTAFQSLWVGSAFFWFGAQTVANERGWDSTAWHAFAEFNGTVGALAMVTAVVLTLYSLWLYVRQYARVFAGQTR